A window from Mangifera indica cultivar Alphonso chromosome 2, CATAS_Mindica_2.1, whole genome shotgun sequence encodes these proteins:
- the LOC123209672 gene encoding uncharacterized protein LOC123209672 yields MPIPTCTCGSAKAVADFNTLNRLMQFLMGLNDCYDNVKNQILVMEPLPSVNRAYSLILRVEKQREVHVTFNENIESTGLFAKTQSNAQSYKRDGTNKGNTKKTDFSKKDKDSKFCDHCNVKGHMKETCFKLYGYPDWYKELKEQQGKSVSRSMANMVDTPLDFGTEKKLVGKADKQMDLASMVQQEVLKLMKGKMLVEGSHVNFANLDNYAGPAD; encoded by the exons ATGCCGATTCCTACTTGCACTTGTGGTTCTGCTAAGGCTGTTGCTGATTTTAATACATTAAATAGACTGATGCAATTTCTGATGGGTCTTAACGACTGTTATGACAATGTTAAAAACCAAATCCTTGTAATGGAGCCCTTACCTTCTGTGAACCGTGCCTATTCATTAATTCTCAGAGTTGAGAAGCAGAGGGAAGTACATGTGACCTTCAATGAGAACATTGAATCTACTGGGTTATTTGCTAAAACCCAAAGTAATGCACAATCGTACAAAAGAGATGGAACTAATAAAGGAAATACAAAGAAGACAGACTTTAGTAAGAAAGATAAGGATAGTAAGTTCTGTGATCATTGCAATGTGAAAGGGCATATGAAGGAGACTTGTTTCAAGCTCTATGGATACCCAGATTGGTATAAGGAACTTAAAGAGCAACAAGGGAAGTCAGTAAGCAGAAGTATGGCTAATATGGTGGATACCCCATTAGATTTTGGAACTGAAAAGAAGCTTGTTGGTAAGGCAGATAAGCAAATGGATCTGGCTAGCATGGTGCAACAAGAAGTGCTAAAACTGATGAAAGGCAAGATGCTTGTGGAAGGAAGCCATGTCAATTTTGCAAACCTAGATAATTATGCAG GACCTGCAGACTGA
- the LOC123209676 gene encoding germin-like protein 9-3 produces MSSQKLFALLLSLATVQMAFSGDSDILTDFHLPPKVTQVDSNFFTFTRMRALVGAPLPTNYTVTTASLPEFPALNGQSVSYAVLRFPAGTSSPLHEHPRSGELLFLVKGHLTVGFVDTADKLFVQKLQKGDMFLFPKGLVHFQYNSRKTIATAISAFGSVNPGTESLPNALFTTGIDDIILAKSFKTDIATIKRLKAGLAPKT; encoded by the coding sequence ATGTCTTCTCAAAAACTCTTCGCCCTTTTGCTTTCTTTAGCAACCGTCCAAATGGCATTCTCCGGGGATTCAGATATCCTCACTGACTTCCATCTTCCACCAAAAGTAACCCAAGTCGATAGCAACTTTTTCACATTCACCCGCATGCGGGCTCTTGTCGGTGCGCCACTGCCAACGAATTATACGGTCACCACAGCAAGCTTGCCCGAATTTCCTGCGCTCAATGGACAAAGTGTTTCATATGCTGTCCTTCGATTCCCTGCCGGCACTTCTAGCCCTCTTCACGAACACCCACGCTCTGGTGAGCTCCTTTTCCTTGTGAAAGGCCACCTTACTGTTGGTTTCGTTGACACAGCCGACAAGCTTTTCGTTCAGAAGCTGCAAAAGGGTGACATGTTTCTATTCCCCAAGGGACTTGTTCACTTCCAGTACAACAGTCGAAAGACAATTGCTACAGCGATTTCTGCCTTCGGGAGTGTAAATCCAGGCACTGAATCTCTTCCCAACGCTCTGTTCACCACAGGCATTGATGATATAATCTTGGCCAAGTCTTTTAAGACTGATATTGCTACGATTAAACGTCTCAAGGCAGGGCTTGCACCCAAGACCTGA
- the LOC123209593 gene encoding germin-like protein 9-3: MSSQKLFALLLSLATVQMAFSGDSDVLTDFLHPPKVTQVDSNFFKFTRMRALVGAPLPTNYTVTTASLPEFPALNGQSVSYAILQFPAGTSSPLHEHPRSGELLFLVKGHLTVGFVDTTDKLFVQKLQKGDMFLFPKGLVHFQYNRGKTIATAISAFGSVNPGTESLPNTLFITGIDDTILAKSFKTDIATIKHLKAGLAPRT, from the coding sequence ATGTCTTCTCAAAAACTCTTCGCCCTTTTGCTTTCTTTAGCAACTGTCCAAATGGCATTCTCCGGGGATTCAGATGTCCTCACTGACTTCCTTCATCCACCAAAAGTAACCCAAGTCGATAGCAACTTTTTCAAATTCACCCGAATGCGCGCTCTTGTCGGTGCGCCACTGCCAACGAATTATACGGTCACCACAGCAAGCTTGCCCGAATTCCCTGCGCTCAATGGACAAAGTGTTTCATATGCTATCCTTCAATTCCCTGCCGGCACTTCTAGCCCTCTTCACGAACACCCTCGCTCTGGTGAGCTCCTTTTCCTTGTGAAAGGCCACCTTACTGTTGGTTTCGTTGACACAACCGACAAGCTTTTCGTTCAGAAGCTGCAAAAGGGTGACATGTTTCTATTCCCCAAGGGACTTGTTCACTTCCAGTACAACAGGGGAAAGACAATTGCTACAGCGATTTCTGCCTTCGGGAGTGTAAATCCAGGCACTGAATCTCTTCCTAACACTCTGTTCATCACAGGCATTGATGATACAATCTTGGCCAAGTCTTTCAAGACTGATATTGCTACGATTAAACATCTCAAGGCTGGGCTTGCACCTAGGACCTGA